In Helianthus annuus cultivar XRQ/B chromosome 9, HanXRQr2.0-SUNRISE, whole genome shotgun sequence, the following are encoded in one genomic region:
- the LOC110876101 gene encoding uncharacterized mitochondrial protein AtMg00810-like, with translation MGFLQSRCDNSLFTYHHGGDIAYLLIYVDDIILTTSSDSLRLKLMGSLAAEFAMKDLGPLSYFLGITVTRTGSQMFLLQQSYALDIVNRAGMATCNPVATPVDTKPKLSTTSSVPFDNPTLYRSLAGALQYLTFTRPDICYAVQQICIQMHNPSSAHLNALKRIIRYIRGTATYGLTLSPCSDISL, from the coding sequence ATGGGATTTTTACAAAGTCGATGCGATAATTCTCTTTTTACATATCATCACGGGGGTGACATAGCATACCTATTGatctatgtcgatgatattattcTCACCACTTCATCAGATTCTCTTCGATTGAAACTCATGGGCAGCCTCGCGGCTGAATttgcaatgaaagatcttggacCTCTCAGCTATTTCTTGGGTATTACGGTTACTCGTACTGGTTCCCAAATGTTTCTCTTGCAACAATCTTATGCTCTTGACATTGTCAATCGAGCGGGCATGGCTACATGCAACCCTGTCGCAACTCCTGTGGACACGAAACCAAAGCTTAGCACAACATCTAGTGTTCCTTTTGATAACCCCACATTATACCGAAGCCTTGCTGGTGCGCTTCAGTATCTCACGTTTACTAGGCCTGACATCTGTTATGCGGTTCAACAAATTTGCATTCAAATGCATAACCCCAGCTCCGCTCATTTGAACGCTTTGAAGCGTATTATTCGTTACATTCGCGGCACAGCCACTTATGGTCTCACTCTCTCACCATGTTCTGACATCTCTCTTTGA
- the LOC110878187 gene encoding trihelix transcription factor ASIL2, with translation MTNNHHTSRHHGGGGREDCWTESETETLIESWGDRYLQLNRGNLRQKDWKDVADAVNANRDLSKVPRTDVQCKNRIDTLKKKYKLEKSKTTPSKWPFFTRLGDLIGTGGSVTRKKINTPKTAVVSVTVKSGSNPNPDVKGVVYSGGSDDESVGRMESLDDSDGMMAYKELARAIVRFGEVYERMENLKQEEMVKLEKQRMEFTRELEFQRLNMFMETQVELEKMKNKKKKKNKRSSATGSLSTGKKPQR, from the exons ATGACTAACAACCACCACACTTCCCGCCACCACGGCGGAGGAGGAAGAGAAGACTGCTGGACTGAATCGGAAACCGAGACGTTGATCGAGTCATGGGGCGACCGTTATCTCCAACTCAACCGTGGTAACCTCCGTCAAAAAGATTGGAAGGATGTGGCTGACGCCGTTAACGCTAACCGTGACCTGTCTAAGGTACCCAGAACAGATGTCCAGTGTAAGAACAGGATCGATACTTTGAAAAAGAAGTATAAGCTTGAGAAGTCCAAAACGACGCCGTCTAAGTGGCCGTTTTTTACCCGCCTTGGTGATCTGATCGGGACGGGTGGGAGTGTGACCCGGAAGAAAATAAACACTCCTAAAACGGCTGTTGTTTCGGTTACGGTTAAATCGGGTTCGAACCCGAACCCTGATGTGAAGGGTGTTGTGTACTCGGGTGGATCGGATGATGAGAGTGTTGGGAGGATGGAGAGTTTGGATGATTCGGATGGGATGATGGCGTATAAGGAGTTGGCGAGGGCGATTGTTCGGTTTGGGGAGGTTTATGAGAGGATGGAGAATTTGAAGCAGGAGGAGATGGTGAAGTTGGAGAAGCAGAGGATGGAGTTTACTAGAGAACTTGAGTTTCAGAGATTGAATATGTTTATGGAAACTCAAGTTGAGCTTGAGAAGATGAaaaataagaagaagaagaagaataagagATCGTCTGCTACGGGTTCCTTGAGTACAG GAAAGAAACCTCAGCGATGA
- the LOC110878188 gene encoding pentatricopeptide repeat-containing protein At2g40240, mitochondrial, whose amino-acid sequence MFTLRKTLKPSSIFTTAHRLITTVKLPDPPTTAAYDDQIYTAGRDRDFAAVRHLLNHRHENGFFTTTNTFNFISTDLTVLNDVLTTVSNLNEKNCRKKSYESLITRLCKLQLIDEALRAAEAASAGGIHGGDATTFHPILSLVTRKKDFDLGWRVVEIMEANNIARDVTCYNFFLTAYSVSGDLRSNVVVLKNMAEEGLNADARTYDALVLGACKVGKMDGAVAILRMMVDDGVEALYATYAHVIGGLVRLDYCAQAVEFVMSYGGKDKKLDSHNFGLLATRLIGVKKVEEAKYVLEEMVNRDLYMSENLQKYYSENVK is encoded by the coding sequence ATGTTTACCCTCCGCAAAACCCTAAAACCATCATCCATCTTCACTACAGCCCACCGGCTAATCACCACCGTCAAACTCCCGGATCCACCGACCACCGCCGCATACGACGACCAAATCTACACCGCCGGCCGCGACCGAGACTTCGCCGCCGTCCGCCACCTCTTAAATCACCGTCACGAAAACGGCttcttcaccaccaccaacacatTCAACTTCATCTCAACCGATCTCACTGTTCTCAACGATGTTCTAACAACCGTATCAAATCTCAACGAAAAAAACTGTCGCAAAAAGTCGTACGAATCGCTTATCACGCGCCTCTGCAAGTTGCAGTTAATCGACGAGGCGTTGAGAGCGGCCGAAGCGGCGTCGGCCGGAGGAATCCACGGCGGCGACGCCACCACTTTTCACCCGATTCTCAGCTTGGTCACGCGGAAGAAGGATTTTGACCTAGGGTGGCGCGTGGTGGAGATTATGGAAGCGAATAACATCGCGCGTGATGTCACGtgctataatttttttttaacggcgTATTCTGTGTCTGGAGATTTGAGGTCGAACGTCGTCGTTTTGAAGAACATGGCGGAGGAAGGGCTGAATGCGGACGCGAGGACGTACGACGCGCTGGTGCTGGGCGCGTGTAAGGTGGGGAAGATGGATGGGGCTGTGGCGATATTGAGGATGATGGTGGATGATGGAGTTGAGGCGCTGTACGCCACGTATGCGCATGTTATTGGGGGCTTGGTAAGGCTGGACTATTGTGCGCAGGCGGTGGAGTTTGTGATGAGTTATGGAGGTAAGGACAAGAAGTTGGACTCGCATAATTTTGGGTTGTTGGCCACTCGGTTAATAGGTGTGAAAAAAGTAGAAGAAGCTAAGTATGTACTGGAGGAAATGGTAAATAGGGATTTGTATATGAGTGAaaatttgcaaaagtattatagTGAAAATGTTAAATAA